A genome region from Physeter macrocephalus isolate SW-GA chromosome 4, ASM283717v5, whole genome shotgun sequence includes the following:
- the DEDD gene encoding death effector domain-containing protein → MAGLKRRASQVWPEEHGEQEHGLYSLHRMFDIVGTHLTHRDVRVLSFLFVDVIDDHERGLIRNGRDFLLALERQGRCDESNFRQVLQLLRIITRHDLLPYVTLKRRRAVCPDLVDKYLEETSIRYVTPRALSDPEPRPPHPPKTVPPHYPVVCCPTSGPQMCSKRPARGRATLGSQRKRRKSVTPDPKEKQTCDIRLRVRAEYCQHETALQGNVFSNKQDPLERQFERFNQANTILKSRDLGSIICDIKFSELTYLDAFWRDYINGSLLEALKGVFITDSLKQAVGHEAIKLLVNVDEEDYELGRQKLLRNLMLQALP, encoded by the exons ATGGCGGGCCTAAAGCGAAGGGCAAGCCAGGTGTGGCCCGAAGAGCATGGTGAGCAAGAGCATGGGCTGTATAGCCTGCATCGCATGTTTGACATCGTGGGCACCCACCTGACACACAGAGACGTACgagttctttccttcctctttgttGATGTCATTGATGACCACGAGCGTGGCCTCATCCGAAATGGACGTGACTTCTTATTGGCGCTGGAGCGCCAGGGCCGCTGTGATGAGAGTAACTTTCGCCAGGTGCTGCAGCTGCTGCGCATCATCACTCGCCATGACCTGCTGCCCTACGTCACCCTCAAGAGGAGACGGGCTG TGTGCCCTGATCTTGTAGACAAATATCTGGAAGAGACATCAATTCGCTATGTGACACCCAGAGCCCTCAGCGATCCAGAACCgaggcctccccacccccctaaAACAG TGCCTCCCCACTATCCTGTGGTGTGCTGCCCCACTTCGGGCCCTCAGATGTGTAGCAAGCGGCCAGCCCGAGGGAGAGCCACACTTGGGAGCCAGCGAAAACGCCGGAAGTCAGTGACACCAGATCCCAAGGAAAAGCAGACATGCG ACATCAGACTGAGGGTTCGGGCTGAATACTGCCAGCATGAGACTGCTCTGCAGGGCAACGTCTTCTCTAACAAGCAGGACCCACTTGAGCGCCAGTTTGAGCGCTTTAACCAGGCCAACACCATCCTCAAGTCCCGGGACCTGGGCTCCATCATCTGTGACATCAAGTTCTCTGAGCTCACCTACCTCGACGCATTCTGGCGCGACTATATCAATGGCTCGTTACTAGAGGCACTTAAAGGTGTCTTCATCACAGACTCCCTCAAGCAGGCCGTGGGCCATGAGGCCATCAAGCTGCTGGTGAATGTGGACGAGGAGGACTATGAGCTGGGCCGACAGAAACTCCTGAGGAACTTGATGCTGCAAGCATTGCCCTGA